The segment AGTGGCGAGGTAATCGCGCAATACAGCACCCAAATCTATCGCTTGTCCTTGGTCTTTATGCACTTGCAGCATTGCGCCAATTCTCTCAGCAAGTTCATCGTTTACTTGCTGGAATTCTTCGTACTCTACTTCGTCAGGAACGCTACCTGTCACTTCGTCATCGCGAAGCACTAGCGCTTCATCACGAAGATCCATCAAGCGCTCAGCATCGGCATAGGTTAAATACCAAGGTTGCTCAAAGTAGTCATTGAAGGATTGACGCAGACGTTGGCTAAACGCACGGTTTTGGTCCATATCAATAGCGGTACGAATGAACTTATGTACGTGGCGGTCATAACCAATCCACAAGTCAATCGCCTGCTGACCCCAACTCGTGATTCGGTCGAGTTTCATCTGCAAGCTGAATAAGGTCTCTTCAATAAACTCAAGTTCAGGATTGCCATACACAATCTCCTGAATATCTAAAATCTGAGTTTGAAGATCATCGCCAGCGGTTTGCAAGGTATCTTGCAGCTCGCGCAATGTTGAAGATGTTTCTGAAAGTAGCTCTTCACAGTTATTGATGGCTTCACGCCAATCTTTATTCAGAAGCTCTGCGATTTGCTCTTTTACGGATTGCTGCTGCTCATCCATGACACGTTGATTTAAATCAATACGGTCAAAGATTTCACCCACAGAGTATTTCAGCACACCGAAAACGTTCTTTTTCCAGTGTCCAACTGAGCCACCTTGCTGTGCAGATTCGACAGCTTTTGCCATTTCGTCAGCCAACATAGAGAGTTGGATAGACAGCTTCAGCTTAGAGAACTCTCGGTGACGAACGTAGTAATCGGTTATGCCTATCGCTAGTGGCGACAGTCGATATATGCTCGCCCCTTCATTGAGTTCGCTGGTAAAGCGACTGATAAGACGTTGTTTAACTAGCTCATTAATGGCGTTGTTAGCACGAAAAGCCGATGCTTCACCTGTATCTTCAAACATTCGAGTGACTATAGTGAATGCATCGTGCAACTCGCCTTCACCGAGTTCTTCATCAAACCTTTCGTTACTCAGCACTGCAATTGCAATGAGAAATGCGAGTCGCTCAGTCGATAGATTTAATGAGAAATCATGCTGTTTTACCCAGCTAACCAATTCATCAATAGGTTGCTCAACAGCTTTCTGAGTTAACTCACCCATTGTTATTCCTGTTATTGTTTTTTCTTAGCCCATACATGTATGTATCGGCCTAATGAGAGGTATGGCTCCTGACGACAAAATTTTCGTTCTAAAGCCAATACATCATCGTATTGGTATTCGCCCATGTTTTTCACATTGCCAATATAATCACTGAAACAGCGAATACCTGATTTTCCTTGTATCTCAAACCCTGCGTCCTCTATCCATTGGTACACTTCCGTAGGAAGTAATCCGGTTTGAGGTTGGAGCTTGAATCGTTTTCGATGCGGCATCCCCTCTAATACATGAGGAATATTGCCACAAACCGCATTTTTATA is part of the Vibrio diazotrophicus genome and harbors:
- the mukF gene encoding chromosome partition protein MukF, producing the protein MGELTQKAVEQPIDELVSWVKQHDFSLNLSTERLAFLIAIAVLSNERFDEELGEGELHDAFTIVTRMFEDTGEASAFRANNAINELVKQRLISRFTSELNEGASIYRLSPLAIGITDYYVRHREFSKLKLSIQLSMLADEMAKAVESAQQGGSVGHWKKNVFGVLKYSVGEIFDRIDLNQRVMDEQQQSVKEQIAELLNKDWREAINNCEELLSETSSTLRELQDTLQTAGDDLQTQILDIQEIVYGNPELEFIEETLFSLQMKLDRITSWGQQAIDLWIGYDRHVHKFIRTAIDMDQNRAFSQRLRQSFNDYFEQPWYLTYADAERLMDLRDEALVLRDDEVTGSVPDEVEYEEFQQVNDELAERIGAMLQVHKDQGQAIDLGAVLRDYLATHPKTHHFDLARIVVDQAVRLGYSESDYRAIQPDWQAINDFGAKVQANVIDRY